In one window of Toxotes jaculatrix isolate fToxJac2 chromosome 10, fToxJac2.pri, whole genome shotgun sequence DNA:
- the hs3st1 gene encoding heparan sulfate glucosamine 3-O-sulfotransferase 1, producing the protein MAALLLGLLLFAMQSPPVPSRPMADGRPPSPPTSSPTDNGTTTHPNGTLQQLPQIIIIGVRKGGTRALIEMLSLHSAVAAAQNEVHFFDWESHFQKGLSWYLSQMPYAFPDQLTVEKTPAYFTSSKVPKRIHQMNPDIKLLLILRDPTERVLSDYTQVFYNRLQKHKRYQPIESMLVKDGEINLGYKALNRSLYYVHMQHWLQYFPLESIHVVDGDELIRDPFPEMKKVERFLKLEPQINASNFYFNKTKGFYCLRDHGRERCLHDSKGRAHPHVAPAILQKLYQFFHEPNKKFFELVGRTFNWK; encoded by the coding sequence ATGGCAGCCTTGCTCCTCGGGCTGCTGCTTTTTGCAATGCAGTCTCCCCCCGTCCCTTCAAGACCAATGGCTGACGGGAGGCCACCTTCACCTCCCACCTCATCGCCCACCGACAACGGGACCACCACCCACCCAAACGGGACCCTCCAGCAGCTTCCACAGATTATAATTATTGGCGTGAGGAAGGGGGGCACGCGGGCGCTGATTGAGATGCTCAGTCTGCACAGTGCAGTGGCAGCGGCTCAGAACGAGGTGCACTTCTTTGACTGGGAGAGTCACTTTCAGAAGGGCTTGTCTTGGTATCTCAGCCAGATGCCCTACGCCTTCCCCGACCAGCTGACGGTAGAGAAGACGCCGGCCTACTTTACCTCCAGCAAAGTCCCCAAACGCATCCATCAGATGAATCCTGACATCAAGCTGCTGCTCATCCTCAGAGACCCCACAGAGCGGGTGCTCTCGGACTACACCCAGGTCTTTTACAACCGTCTCCAGAAGCACAAGCGCTACCAGCCCATCGAATCCATGCTGGTGAAGGATGGAGAGATCAATTTGGGATACAAGGCTCTCAATCGCAGCCTGTACtatgtgcacatgcagcacTGGCTGCAGTACTTCCCACTGGAGAGCATCCACGTTGTGGACGGGGATGAGTTGATCAGGGACCCCTTCCCTGAGATGAAAAAGGTAGAACGATTCCTTAAGCTGGAACCCCAGATAAATGCTTCAAATTTTTACTTCAATAAAACTAAAGGATTCTACTGTTTGAGGGACCACGGGCGAGAACGGTGTTTACATGACTCAAAAGGCAGAGCTCACCCTCATGTGGCGCCTGCCATCCTGCAAAAACTCTACCAGTTCTTTCACGAACCCAACAAGAAGTTCTTTGAGCTGGTGGGTCGAACATTCAACTGGAAATGA